A stretch of DNA from Pongo abelii isolate AG06213 chromosome 10, NHGRI_mPonAbe1-v2.0_pri, whole genome shotgun sequence:
CTTAAAAGGTACCTTGactctttgttcagggctcagtcATTTGGATGTTAATCCAACTGGGCCAGTGcacctaaataataaaaatcttccTCAACCCCTTGGTGTCCCTGATTCCTTATCAATCCTGCTACAGGCAGAGATGAAAGaccagcagaaaagaaaaaaaactaggagaggaagtcagagagaaagaaagcaaaaacagcAAGCACAGAGCCAAACAGCCAGGCAGGCATGCCAAGGGGTAAGTCCCTCTCCCCAGCCTGGTTCTATATGAAAAAGAGCTTGGGGACTGGTGCTGGGAGGAGAGCAAAGGAGGTGAAACGGCATAATTCTTGCAATTTGCGGCAGGCATCTGACAATCCTCTGGGCCGGTGACTGCCCGGGGCCCAGACTAGAGCTGGGCAAATCCTACCCACCCAGCCAGAGAAACTAagtgtaaaaagaaaggaaaaaatgtaaaaagggaaatcaggaaaaataaaaaataaaaaacacaggaGAAACAGACTCGCGTGCGTGGGGGCGGGTCCCGTGCCATGGCCCAGCCCGGCTCGCAGCAGGAGCAGGAGAACTTGGGAAAAGAaaggatgacagagagagagagaggaaaatagagtgcagatgagagagagagaaatagagggaAAGAGTAAGTAAGAGAGAAACTGGAAGAGACAGAAATCAAAGGAAGATACAGAGAGTGAAACTACaaaaatagtgaaaaaggaaggcagaaagttAAGACATGCTGAAGATTGTGAAAGTCATAAGAAAAGctataaaagggaatttatgcaagaaatattGTATAATTGAAAAACaggcctcctgaatgtaaaattattttaaaaaaacagtttatgTACAAGGTatgtaaaaaaatacttttaagaacaggattataaggaggcataagaatatggatttttacctacattaaaggctaacatttttttttctgttttaaagatttaagcaagttttaaaatgttaattgtcaaggaaattctgtgtgttaacatattggctaaagttaaagtggtatcatccagtttttctgtgaactggacattaCAATAAAATCACAATagatttttcttaaagcactaacctgctctttaacaaaaattataaaaagttaaagaatCTATAAAAGTCTTACCTTATAGTCAGACATTAAAATTGGATAAATAATGTCtacaagattttattaaaattaagttgaaCATCAATAACACAttaatataaaggtaaaatttaacTTATCTGGTATGAAATCATACAaaaacattgtcaaatataaaatggtgtttggctttcttaaGGCCTAAAGGTGCCCAGGTAAGTCACAAGGACCCTCATCCCCAAGGTTACAGGGTGCAGGATGGCGAAGGCCATAAGAAGGCCAAACATTAAGAGGGGGCAGGGCCACAGCGTCTCCTGAACAGCACTGAGCAGGAATAGAGCAAGGGGCATCACCATGAGGCCTCAAGCCCCAGGATATGCAGCAGAAATTATATACTTaatttatcttccactttcccttccctcgGAACTAAAAGTCTCTTAGCACAggtaccacccctagaatttccagtacaCCAGCACCAGACTGAAAGCCACGTCCTTatcaaaagatagaaagaaaaaaaaaactcaagccAGCCTGGGAAGAACCCTATTTTATGCTATTAACCACTGAGACTGCCATCCGCACAGCCAAGAAAAAATTGGCCCACCATACTCGAGTCAAGAAAACATCTTCCTCTCAGAATCATGGGTTACTGTACCAGGATTAAGCCCTACTAAGTTAAAGTTAAAGAAAGCTTAATTTTCATATACCTTCCATattgcttcctttcctttccttattttgttACTAGCTCCGTTGTTATTAATGTAACCAAGTCTGACTCACCTCAGACCATTGCCTTTAATGCTTGCTCTGTCATAccttgtggaaatgtaaaatatcaaCAACAGCTAGCCTTttcacacaaatatttatgtCCCAGCCCTCTAATTGACACAGTTACCCCTAGCACTCATTGTTGTAATGACCTGCAGCCAAGATGCTGATTTTCTGCCCCTACAGCCTGGCAACCTTGTAGTAAAGGGGACTACATCCCTTAAACTACCCAGGAGCAAAGTTGGACTTCCACAAAAAAGGTTTGTGCAGATCTAAAACCCCTCATCTATTTCACTAAAAGGACTACCCCTTCTCACTGTCAGCCTTATCAATGTAACCCTGTCCTTATCTTTATCACCACCTCCACCTTAACTAACTCTAGACCTGCCCTTAGTCGCTTCTATGGTATGGGGATTGACATAAATGGAAAAGACCCCctaggcatttttaaaatatgcatttttcccTCATCTCTGCCTTCTTCAGTAGCCTCAGTTCTAGATCCCACACCAGTTGCTCCTACATCTAATAAAACTAGAGTGTCTATTGTAAAAATAAGAGATCTAAGACAGACCTTAGCCATCAAGACAAAATATCAAGATGCAAATTCCTGGCTGAAATGGATTAAATAATccattcacattttaaataaaagcgATTATTACGCTTGTACACACGgtaggccagaggcccagattaTCTCCTTTCCACTTGGATGGTCTCCTTGTCGTCCAGATATGGAGTGTATGGTGGCTCTTTTTCAAAATCCCACTGCTTGGGATAATCCATCATACTGAGCTCTCTCTGCTATTTCCTGAAATTCAACACCCTGCGGGTCAGCCTCCGAGGGCAATCCAGCTTCCACCTCTAAATGCCAAGTTTACTTTGTGCCTCTCACGTCAGGAGGAAAATTTGGCGTTCCTTGAAAGCATAAAAGGATACAAGAAGCTCAAGCCTTTCCAAGAGTTTGCCCATCAGTCCATGCTTAGCCATCCCCAAGCAAATGTATAGTGGTACTGTAGAAGACCTTTACTGGACACTCTCCCAAATAATTGGAGCAGTACTTGTGCTCTAATCCAATTGGCTATCCCCTTCATGCTGGCATTTCATCAGTCTAAAAAGGtagaaacaaaacaccacaggCCAAAGGAAACTCCTTGAGTCCTTTAATCCTCAGGTTTACATAAATGTTATTAAGGTCCGTGAGAAGTGCCAAATAAGTTTAAAGCACAAAAATCAAATAGCTGCAAAATTTAAATCCTTGTTGTTCTGGTAGGTaaccataaattaaaaaaaaatttaacttcaaTTCTCACCTCATTTGCCCTTTTTATTGGTGTACTTATTCTCATAGACTGTTATATTATGCCCTGCCTTCAAAGTTTTATACAAAAACTTGTCTCTGCCACTCTTACAGAGTTAACTCCTAACTCTCCTCCactctattaagaaaaaaattacttctctAAGAAGGACAAACAAAGAATTAAGTCAAAACATATTAAACAAGACTGAAGAGGAATTATGAAATAAAAGGGGGAATATtgaaaaaagtaaagtagaggttcctcttcaaagacttccCTCCCCATCTAATTAGAAATAagtagtaacttctcttagaagcaaaatttattcaaagacctgtgctccTAAATATTTCCCTGgtatgcttatactggtccaagcaagcgttaggtcatagcctgttcctcttccttatttaaaagtgtttttatctttctcagcattccacaagttacttcctccttcctttgttctcctctacctttgcctcttttaaaaagttctaagttgctagccaatcgggacaaatacagaatgtgaggtcccgttccagccaatggaaaccggaCACAGCAGTAGTGTGGATctgtcaggttataaatgaccctgtctcctttgtttggtGTACTCTCATGGCAGAACTGCTGGTGAGTGTACCTTTTCTGCAGGAAGTAAAAAATGGccttactaaataaattaaatttatgttcaagtccTATTTCTTTACGACActggggaacaagcatttcaaacaatTCCATTCTAATAACCCCAAGTCTTAGCTTTTTACAGAATCAATTGTAAAGTtgaaagtccaaagtcttatctaaaTATCATCAAACAAGATATGCATGAGAATCAAGATTCTATTTATTCAGAGGCAAAATTATTTCTTAACTGTGAACCTGTGAAACCAAACaagttatgtgcttccaaaatacaatagtGGGACAAACATAGGATGGATATTActattccaaaaggaagaaagagagaaagagaaacagtcaTGGGACTCAAGCAAGTACAAATCATAGCAAAGGAAACGTCCTAAGATCTTAAGGCTGGAGAATAATGCCTTAAGATAATCATGGCCCACTGGGGCAGCACCACCTCCCTGACCCTGTTGGGTGGAGGACCCATTAAAAGTGGCAGCATAACCCCCACAGGCAGGGAAGGCACTGCCCATGCTGTGTCTCTCTGCTGTGGCCCTGCCCATGAGGCAATTTCCtgtggaggtgggggttgcactCTCGGGGATCTGCTGgccttctcttccttcactgATCCCCTGGGTGTTGGTCCTAcctttagaaattaaaacagcacccctcccccagcccatccACTCTGGGCTTATGGTGGGAGAGGCAGCCTTGGGGATATCTGAATTGCCTTTAGGATCTCTCTTCCTTTGTCTTGGAGAATCATGCATGTTTGCAGTGAAATTGTTCTATGGTTTGGTTCCGTGGAGTCTAAGAAATCTGACAGTCTTTGGTCATTTtgtcctgtttttgtttgtttcctttagtCTCAGTTGGCAGTGTTACTGCTGGTGTAATCTCTTCTCTGTTCCTGGCTTTTATTGAGATGGTTGATCATCTTTACACAGTCCTTTGCATGCAGATGTATGTATTTGGAGTTGAACAGTTTTCTATATAGCCTTTAAAGCTCGAGGCATAGAGTGCACAGTCTCCCTTCTGCATTTCAATTATTGTTAGTCTAGAGGAGAGACAATTACAAATTACATACATGATTTTATTaatgcaggaaaataaaaatgaatcataCCTATTGAACTTCAAATATAGGAACTTAATACCATTTTAGGAGACTTTAGGACCATGCCTGGTCCTAACTCATAAACAAAATATAGCCAACTcagataataaaagtaaaaattataaataatgtgcCACTCTTTTTATCATACATTAGAAACTAGCCAATTCTGAAGTCTAAAATCTCTTCATATGTATATCCAAGttaaatgaaaactttaaaatgtttattttaaaacagatattTAAGTGACAAATAAATTCAGAATTCAATTTAGAATTTGATAGTGTGttttgtggaaaaataaaacattttcttcagatatatacaattttacttggtaaggaaatgaaaataaaatttcaaattttctaatacatatatacacacattcacaagtgtgtataagtgtgtgtgtttgtttgtgtgtgtgcttgtgtttaGGCATTCCATGTGGAGATTtccatatctatatatgtgttttaCTCTGGCATCTTTAATCTTTTGGAGTTATATGATTAATAAtgatactttgttttctttcataagAGATGGGAAATAGAAAGCTCAAGAAAGAGTGAGGATGTCACTTCAATGTAaaattgacaaaaaataaaaagattatggTCTGATGCTATCCctatttaaaaagacaatgtaATGACCTCTGTTCTGTAACTGAACAATCGGCCACTGTAGGGAGAAAACTATTCttaaagagtttttgttttgttgtttgtttgtttgtttttggacagaatcttgctccgttgccaaggctggagtgcactgtttcaatctcagctcactgcaaactctgcctcccaagttcaagtgattctcctctgtcagtttcctgagtagctgggattacaggcatgtgccaccacatctgcctaatttttgtatttttagtagagatggtgtttcactatgttgccaggctggttatgaactcctgacctaaagcaatacacccacctcggcctcccaaagtgctgggattacaggtgtgagccactgcacccggccccagcctagatttttaaaaactgctcttactaGGTTCAGTCTACATTAGAGTCtcgttctttttttctttctttcttctctctcttttttttttttttttttgacggtgtttttctcttgtcacccaggctggagtgcagtggtgcaatcttggctcactgcaacctctgcctcctgggttcaagcaattctcttgcctcagcctcatgagtagctgggattacaggcgcctgccaccacatccagctaatttttgtatttttagtagagatgaggtttcaccatgttggccaagctggtcttgaactcctgacctcaggtgatctgcccaccttagtctcccaaagtactgggattacaggcatgagccactgcacccggcctcattctttttaatatcaCTTTGTCCACGTGTTCCTTcgatttctgtctgttttttcatACTACTTTTATCACACTTCTGCCAGAGTACCTAACTACACTGGATTATTTGTTCATAACTACATCTCTGACTAGAGTTTGAAGCTCTTAAATGAGTTTTATTCTACTCATCTCTGTAGTTATCTCTGCATAATTCCTGGAAATTGTGTagtagtcaacaaatatttactacatGCATAAACAGAAAGTTAGTATGCTAATTGTTTTGCTTCTGAAAGAAAATTTTGTCCTTGTAGATaggaaaatattgagaaaatatgatacaaacccttatttattttttagagaatcaatgttttttctgttaaaaataaactCTCAAGCCATACATAAATGAGGCCATCCTGGATCAATTCTAAGGTATACTGGGGCTTCCAAATTACAAATAGATaataaggaaggaaggtagggagTTCTTGCTACAATAAACACAAGGGGAAAATTGAAAATAACACATGAGAGTAAAAGGTTGTGCATTGGTCATTGCCAATTGATCATTAAAGTagcaaagtaaatttaaaaatcagcgaAAAGAGCACTTTTTCAGTCATTTAATAGtaagtctggctccagagccagaaatacatatatttgagtCCTCATTGCAACAGTTATTCATTTTGTAACTTAAGTGAGTTATTTAACATGCTAAGATTCTGTTCTATACCATTATAAGTAGGTTAAAATAACACCTGTATACAGGATTGTTAAGTATATTTAATAAAAGGATACATTTAAGTGCTTAAATCTGTGTCTGACAGACAGGCAGCACCTAATTAACCTAATTTTAACATTGATATTGTTGTGACTTTTTATTACATTGAAGAATTGGAGATTCAAATATCTAAAGTCCCCTTGAAATAAAGAATTATCATATTTACAATCTAGAGGACTTCTGCAGTATTTGTGATATTATAAGactgaaaaaaggaaaagcagtaGTGACAAAATGCTTAGGTTTCATTCCTGATCGTTGCAGCTGAATGAAGAAATTACTGAATAGTGTGGTGACAGGTCAGATCTTTCAAATGGTAGAAAGGACCTTTCTTGAATACTCTAGCATTAATCTGGAGAATAACAACCATATTCATAAGATCAGTGTGAACATTAAGATGTTGTCACTTAGTCTGGGTGTGCTGAGTTGCTCTGTGCAATCAAGTCGTTAAAAGAGCAGGCTATAACAACTGCATACATGGGACACTTGAGAATCCAGAAAGACCAAGCTGTAGTTCACAGGACACAGAAATTGAGATAAGAGATTtgaacaaataaagaaatgtaaagatATGCAGAAGGTCACCTTTGAATATTCAGCAGAGTACTTACTAATGCATGTGTGTAAAAAACTACTCCAGGATGGAGAAAGAACTGTCTAAAAAGATTTAGAGTAAACAATACCTAGTGCTAACATAGGGTCTAGTATCTTGCCTGTCTACCAGCCATATTACAAAACTTTGTATTTCAAAAGCTATCACATAGAATACATAGAAAACAGCAGAATAAACATTTCTGATCAAATACacctaaaacatttttaaaaacacactatAGTCTAGTCCATAAAACTGATGTCaataaatttaagttttaaattatacaaaataattatctaatgaaaatgaaattaaattagaaatcaataataaaaatatgtctgaaaaattaacaaatgttgaAAACTAAATGACACGTGTAAATAATCAATGAATCAAAGAATGCAAAAGACAatttagaaactatttttaactgaatggaaacaaaaaatagtATCTCAAAATATGTGGGGATGTTGCCAAATCATCTCACATATTAATAGTATAACTTTTATTAGAAAAAAGGTTTCAAATCAACGTATCAGCTTTCAGTGTAAGAAACTAAAAAAGCAAATTTAACCTACTGTAAGAAGacagtaaataataaagatcaaagcagaaatcagtgagaagaaaatttttacctaaatggcaaataagcacacacaaaaaatgctaCTTAACATCATTGCACTAgtaaaatgcaagttaaaactacATTCACATACCAAAACACATCATTTAGTGTgtctgaaatttatttatttatttatttatttatgagacagggtcttgctctgtcactcaggctggagtgcaatggtgcaagcctggctcactgcaacctccgcctcccgggttcaagcgattcccctgcctcagcctcccaagtagctgggattacaggtgcctgccaccccatccagctaatttgtgtatttttagtagagacagggtttcactacgttggccaggttggtcttgaactcatgacctcaggtgatctgcccgcctcggcctcccaaagtgctgggattataggcgtgagccactgcgcccagccagtataAAATTTAAGAGGCTGATCAAAACAAGTGTTGACTAGGATGTGAAGCAACTTCTCTCTCAGGTTTTTCTCTTACATACTGCTAGGTAGAaagtaaaatttgtaaaatatcaCCACCACTTTGGATAACTGTGgcacttttaaaaaagttaagtATATGCTTACATGATTCAGCCATTTTGTTTCTAGGTGTTTAtattaaggaaaagaaagactTTGTTAATATGATGCAAATACCTGTACACAAATATTATTAGCAAGTAGCATTATTTGTAATGATCAATAACTAGGAATTAcctaaatatatatcaataaatgaagagataaaagGAAATTAACTCTTTACTCATGCAATGAGATGGCTGAATCTCAAGATAACTTTTCTAAGTGAAAATAAGACATTGCAAATGATATATATTGTAGGActtcatttatattaaattctatGAATTGCAAACTAATCTAAAGTGACAGAAAACTGATTgactggaaagagaaagaggtaaGGACGTAGGGATGCAGAGGAGAAATCACAAAGGTGCATGCTTAGAGAATGTTTTCCAGGTAATTTATATGTTAATTATCTTGATGTTCTTTATGTTTTCATGGGCTCATATATTTCTCGAGACttatcaaattgtatactttatatatgtgcaatttattatatatatttatatataaaggttaattatatctcaacatGTCTGGtaataaattcaaaaagaaatgtatgtaatacttaacctctctgtttctgtctctttatttgtaaaatgaacataATATTAGACCTGCCTTCCACAGTACTTACCATATAGTAAACAATTTATATTACTTACTAGTGTTTGTGTTGGCTGCTCTACAACGAATACAACTTTCTCCCAAATTTAGGGCCTAAGCACATTTTACTAAATCTATTAGAATGTGCAAATGTCCTGGGATTATGTGAAATGTGTGATTAGAATTATTACAGGgaaaacttaggaaaaaaattaaaaactagagaCCCATTGGGTCAGAGACTTACAGGTTGGGTGAGAGAATGGAGCCATCTTCCCACTGCCAAGATCCATTTGTTGGAATGTGTATTAGTCCCATCCAGTGATATGACTTCACCAGTTTAAGTAAATCCTGTTTGAAACCACAAATAAACTATAAGTAAAATCAGTGTTGATAATTTTAGTAAATGCAAGACCATAACAATTTCGTCTGTTCTCACACTAGTAAAAAAATGCATTCTGTCCCCTAACTGGCATAATTCTCATCTGAGCACACATACATGATACCTACAATTTCTGTGCTTTGTTATTTTCAGTGAAGAAAGATTTAGGGTTGGTATTAGAATAACCAAGTCACAGTGTCCCTTATATATTCTAGGTTCATATTCCAGTGAGTTGTCTCAGATGTTAGGATTAAATATAGGatgggaaattaaaataaatactcaaCCTGGTCCTCTTTGCTGTATACTTTCAGAAGGCTGGCATTTTGAGACATACAAGAAGCCTGGCTCTCGTACCAGTTTTTACTCTCATTAAAAAATTGGTAGCAGTTATTTTTATAACATATCCAGTTTTTAGGACATGGGCCACAGTAACTTCCTAGAAAAGGAGAATATATTATTAATTCTACACATCTGAACCATTATAGCAGATTTTATCTAGACAAATTAAATGCCTTTTTCACTCCAACTCTAAAATTTCagattattaaattattacaGTCATAACCAAAGGCACATCTCTACATATTCATAGAGAGATGCCAGGCTGggagtggtgtctcatgcctgtaatcctggcactttgggaggccaaggcaggtgactcacttgaggttagaagtttgataccagcctggccaacatggtgaaaccctgcctctactaaaaatacaaaaattagccgggtgtggtggctcatgcctgcagtcccagctacttgggaagctgaggcaggagaattgcttgaacccaggaggtagaggttgtagtcccaggcacttgggaggctgaggcatgagaattgcttgaaaccgggaggcgaaggttgcactgtgctgagatcaccccactgcactccagcctgggtgacagagtaagactccatctcaaaaaaaaaaaaaaaaaaaaagagagagagagagagagaaagatgatgTCAAACCTAAGTAGCCTCTACTTTTTACAAGTATTCCCTCattgttaaaaggaaaacagaagccaTAGTGTATTACAGACCAGAAttaattactttttccttttttaaatcatTGAATACATGCCTACACAATAATGTAGGtagatacatataatatatgctctaaaatattttaaaaattcacttaccGGTCAAGGGAATTTGAACTTCTTGGTTGAATAATGCTATTAAAATAACCATAAGTATTAAAAGTTTGTATCGTTAGTAACTTATAGTATAAGCAAATATAGTTTACAAATTTCTGGACTAAGCAAAAATGTGACAAAGATACATTTAatatttctagtttatgtgtctgtgtttctGAATACTAACAAAAGTAATATATTACCATTGTTAAATTGACAATGTTGCCATCTACTTCTCTGTTATCACTTACAATTTAGGAATACAGCACTCCATATTGTTACCATAACAATGAAACGGATTCCCATAGCTACGGCAATGAAGCAGCAGAAAAACAATGGAGATGctgtcaaagaaaaaagagacagatcAGAGAAAGAAACATAAAGGGTTTGGGTATCtttgtatttaatataaata
This window harbors:
- the KLRK1 gene encoding NKG2-D type II integral membrane protein — its product is MGWIRGRRSRHSWEMSEFHNYNLDLAKNDFSTRWQKQRCPVIKSKCRENTSPLFFCCFIAVAMGIRFIVMVTIWSAVFLNSLFNQEVQIPLTGSYCGPCPKNWICYKNNCYQFFNESKNWYESQASCMSQNASLLKVYSKEDQDLLKLVKSYHWMGLIHIPTNGSWQWEDGSILSPNLLTIIEMQKGDCALYASSFKGYIENCSTPNTYICMQRTV